The proteins below are encoded in one region of Triticum aestivum cultivar Chinese Spring chromosome 1B, IWGSC CS RefSeq v2.1, whole genome shotgun sequence:
- the LOC123100586 gene encoding proline-rich receptor-like protein kinase PERK2 produces the protein MPSNRSTHPPLTQTMARSKYTVAVLLALLAIVATLQPSEARVQPAAAANQEEATATTTADGGSPSLPGLPLPQIPGMPSLPPIFRSLFPPLPQIPGLPPLFGPLPGGAPGTPPSHAPPSLPHLPLPTGSPSPPPPKECLTPLTAMIPCMDYLTNITVFSPPDACCDGLKSVVSTAPICLCHGLNNNGSMSKLFPKPIDPIRMIILPLRCGAMIPIQTIFSCGTQPLPPLTPPAMTPAPHAASPAPSP, from the exons ATGCCATCAAACCGATCCACGCATCCTCCCCTCACGCAAACAATGGCGCGCTCCAAGTACACCGTGGCCGTGCTCCTCGCCCTGCTGGCCATCGTCGCGACGCTGCAGCCGTCCGAGGCGAGGgtccagcccgccgccgccgcaaaccaaGAAGAAGCCACAGCCACCACCACGGCCGATGGAGGCTCGCCATCTCTTCCCGGCCTGCCGCTGCCTCAGATCCCCGGCATGCCTAGCCTACCACCGATATTCCGCTCCCTTTTCCCGCCACTGCCCCAGATCCCCGGCTTGCCGCCGCTGTTCGGGCCGCTCCCTGGTGGTGCACCGGGCACCCCTCCATCTCATGCACCGCCGAGCCTCCCACACCTCCCGCTTCCCACCGGCTCGCcaagcccgccgccgccgaaggagtGCCTGACACCATTGACGGCCATGATACCGTGCATGGACTACCTCACCAACATCACGGTGTTCTCGCCACCGGACGCGTGCTGCGACGGCCTCAAGTCGGTCGTCAGCACCGCGCCGATCTGCCTCTGCCACGGCCTGAACAACAACGGCAGCATGAGCAAGCTCTTCCCCAAGCCCATAGATCCGATCCGCATGATCATCCTCCCGCTTAGGTGTGGCGCCATGATACCCATCCAGACGATCTTCTCCTGTGGCA CCCAACCCTTGCCACCGTTGACGCCTCCTGCCATGACTCCGGCGCCTCACGCTGCATCTCCGGCTCCATCACCATAG